The following proteins are encoded in a genomic region of Arachis stenosperma cultivar V10309 chromosome 4, arast.V10309.gnm1.PFL2, whole genome shotgun sequence:
- the LOC130974000 gene encoding 6-phosphogluconate dehydrogenase, decarboxylating 3, chloroplastic → MEASAALSRIGLAGLAVMGQNLALNIAEKGFPISVYNRTTSKVDETVDRARQEGSLPLTGQYNPRDFVLSLQRPRSVIILVKAGAPVDQTIAALSDHMEPGDTIIDGGNEWYENTERRIHQASEKGLLYLGMGVSGGEEGARNGPSLMPGGSLQAYNNIQDILSKVAAQVEDGPCVTYIGEGGSGNFVKMVHNGIEYGDMQLISEAYDVLKHVGGLNNSELADIFAEWNRGELESFLIEITADIFKVKDEEGGDGFLVDKILDKTGMKGTGKWTVQQAAELSIAAPTIAASLDSRYLSGLKEERENAASVLKEAGMSDDIASAARVGVDKKRLIDDVRQALYASKICSYAQGMNLLRAKSNEKGWNLNLGELARIWKGGCIIRAVFLDRIKKAYQRNPNLASLIVDPEFAREMVQRQAAWRRVVGLAISAGISTPGMCASLAYFDTYRRARLPANLVQAQRDLFGAHTYERVDRPGAFHTEWTKLARKSGSGVGALN, encoded by the coding sequence ATGGAAGCATCGGCAGCATTGTCGCGCATCGGGCTTGCGGGCCTGGCGGTGATGGGCCAAAACCTGGCTCTGAACATAGCGGAGAAAGGCTTCCCAATCTCCGTGTACAACCGCACAACCTCCAAGGTCGACGAGACCGTAGATCGGGCCCGCCAAGAGGGCTCTCTCCCTCTCACCGGTCAATACAACCCCCGCGACTTCGTCCTCTCACTCCAACGGCCCAGATCCGTCATCATCCTCGTCAAGGCCGGCGCCCCCGTTGACCAGACCATCGCCGCTCTCTCCGACCACATGGAGCCTGGCGATACCATCATCGACGGCGGCAACGAGTGGTACGAGAACACCGAGCGCCGCATCCACCAGGCCTCCGAGAAGGGACTCCTCTACCTTGGCATGGGAGTCTCGGGCGGCGAGGAGGGCGCCCGTAACGGTCCTTCCCTCATGCCCGGCGGCTCTCTCCAGGCCTACAACAACATCCAGGATATTCTCTCCAAGGTGGCCGCTCAGGTCGAGGACGGCCCCTGCGTCACCTACATCGGCGAGGGAGGTTCTGGAAACTTCGTGAAGATGGTCCACAACGGAATTGAATACGGAGACATGCAGTTAATCTCTGAAGCCTACGATGTTCTCAAGCATGTTGGTGGTTTGAACAATTCTGAGCTCGCTGATATTTTCGCGGAGTGGAACCGTGGGGAGCTTGAGAGTTTCCTCATTGAGATCACCGCTGATATCTTCAAGGTGAAGGATGAGGAAGGTGGTGATGGTTTCTTGGTGGATAAGATTCTTGATAAGACCGGCATGAAGGGCACTGGCAAGTGGACGGTTCAGCAGGCTGCCGAGCTTTCTATTGCGGCGCCAACCATTGCTGCGTCCTTGGATTCCAGGTACTTGAGCGGGTTGAAGGAGGAGAGGGAGAATGCTGCCAGTGTTTTGAAGGAGGCTGGGATGAGTGATGATATCGCATCTGCCGCGAGGGTTGGCGTCGACAAAAAGCGATTGATTGATGATGTGAGGCAGGCATTGTATGCTTCCAAGATTTGCAGCTATGCTCAGGGGATGAACTTGTTGAGGGCCAAGAGTAATGAGAAAGGTTGGAACTTGAATTTGGGAGAGTTGGCTAGGATTTGGAAGGGTGGATGTATCATAAGAGCTGTGTTCTTGGATAGGATCAAGAAGGCCTATCAGAGGAATCCCAACTTGGCGAGCTTGATTGTGGACCCAGAGTTTGCGAGGGAGATGGTGCAGAGGCAGGCTGCTTGGAGGAGGGTCGTGGGGTTGGCCATTTCGGCCGGAATCAGCACTCCTGGGATGTGTGCTAGCCTTGCTTACTTTGACACGTACCGGAGGGCACGGCTGCCAGCTAACCTTGTTCAGGCTCAGAGAGACTTGTTCGGAGCTCATACTTATGAGAGGGTTGATCGCCCCGGAGCTTTCCATACTGAGTGGACAAAACTCGCTCGCAAGAGTGGATCTGGGGTTGGTGCTCTCAATTGA